In a single window of the Candidatus Omnitrophota bacterium genome:
- the pyrF gene encoding orotidine-5'-phosphate decarboxylase has product MKANDRLIVALDVDSEKKALALVDKLRNDVRVFKVGLELFSSCGPGILEAIKERERDIFLDLKFHDIPNTVARAAASVTRLGVFILNVHALGGYDMMKEACGAVKLEAQRLGIERPRVLAVTILTSMDENGLKKVGIHDTIQKEVVRLALIAKDAGADGVVASPSEAKLIRENAGEGFIIVTPGVRPAWAAKNDQKRIATPAEAVRNGANFIVVGRPITEAADPVRAAKEIIEEMTI; this is encoded by the coding sequence ATGAAGGCGAACGATAGGCTTATAGTTGCGCTCGATGTCGACAGCGAAAAGAAGGCGCTTGCGCTGGTAGACAAGCTCAGGAACGATGTGAGGGTGTTCAAGGTGGGTCTTGAGCTCTTCTCGTCATGCGGGCCGGGCATATTGGAGGCGATAAAGGAGCGGGAGCGGGACATATTCCTCGACCTGAAATTCCATGATATACCGAATACCGTCGCCAGGGCCGCCGCGTCTGTGACCCGGCTCGGTGTATTCATCTTAAATGTGCATGCCCTGGGCGGCTACGACATGATGAAAGAGGCATGCGGCGCGGTGAAGCTCGAGGCCCAGCGCCTCGGCATAGAGAGGCCGAGGGTCCTTGCCGTCACGATCCTTACGAGCATGGATGAAAATGGGTTGAAGAAGGTAGGCATACATGATACCATACAGAAAGAAGTCGTCCGGCTTGCGTTGATCGCCAAAGATGCGGGGGCCGACGGTGTCGTCGCCTCTCCGTCCGAAGCCAAACTCATAAGGGAGAACGCGGGAGAGGGTTTTATCATAGTGACGCCCGGCGTCAGGCCCGCCTGGGCGGCAAAGAACGACCAGAAGAGGATAGCGACCCCGGCGGAAGCGGTAAGGAACGGCGCGAACTTCATCGTCGTGGGCCGGCCGATCACCGAGGCGGCCGACCCTGTCCGGGCGGCAAAAGAGATCATAGAAGAGATGACGATATGA
- a CDS encoding dihydroorotate dehydrogenase electron transfer subunit: MRQLSAKILENRKAGPRYYKMRLGAPYLARATAPGQFIEVRPSDAVDPLLRRPFSVHRIIRGGIEILYEVVGKGTEILARRKPGELLDVIGPLGKGFDIKSTVHSPRSTVVLVAGGMGVAPLVALAEKLVHSPQSTAHGKKIYALIGAKTKKQLICKKEFKELGIETLVSTEDGSEGCKGFITEILGSLLSTVDHGPWTVYACGPNAMLKAVAKIAAAHNADCQVSLEEKMACGVGVCLGCPVKVRSQFTKPDTRYPIPNTQYEYKMVCKDGPVFNAKEIIW, from the coding sequence ATGAGACAACTTAGCGCGAAGATACTGGAGAACAGGAAGGCAGGGCCGCGGTACTACAAGATGCGGCTCGGGGCGCCGTATCTTGCGCGCGCGACGGCACCGGGCCAATTTATAGAGGTGCGCCCTTCCGACGCTGTCGATCCGCTGCTTCGCAGGCCTTTCAGCGTACACAGGATAATAAGGGGCGGGATCGAGATATTATATGAGGTCGTGGGCAAGGGCACGGAGATATTGGCTAGGCGTAAACCGGGAGAGCTTCTCGACGTGATCGGGCCGCTGGGGAAAGGGTTCGACATTAAGTCCACAGTCCACAGTCCACGGTCCACAGTTGTACTCGTCGCCGGCGGCATGGGGGTCGCGCCGCTCGTTGCGCTGGCAGAAAAATTAGTCCACAGTCCACAGTCCACGGCCCACGGTAAAAAAATATACGCCTTAATAGGCGCAAAAACAAAAAAACAGTTAATTTGCAAAAAAGAGTTTAAAGAACTTGGCATAGAAACATTAGTTTCAACGGAAGACGGGAGCGAAGGGTGCAAAGGATTCATCACTGAAATCTTAGGGTCTTTACTGTCGACCGTCGACCATGGACCATGGACCGTATACGCTTGCGGTCCTAACGCAATGTTGAAAGCGGTAGCTAAGATCGCCGCGGCGCATAACGCCGATTGCCAGGTCTCGCTCGAAGAGAAGATGGCCTGCGGCGTGGGAGTCTGCCTCGGCTGTCCGGTAAAAGTCAGATCGCAATTTACCAAACCCGATACCCGATACCCTATACCCAATACCCAATACGAATACAAGATGGTCTGTAAGGACGGGCCGGTATTTAACGCAAAGGAGATAATCTGGTGA
- the pyrE gene encoding orotate phosphoribosyltransferase, with protein MTEKDVLKLFDKYGALLEGHFRLSSGLHSGKYLQCALILQHPEVAERLAKELAARFSKDKVDLVVGPALGGITLGYEVARALGVRGIFAERQDKAMVLRRGFSVNPGERALVVEDVVTTGGSTREVMEVVKGSGGKIAGAGAIIDRSDNGADLGVRFEALAKIRVETFDEKACPMCRKGIPVMKPGSRPDHK; from the coding sequence ATGACCGAAAAGGACGTTTTAAAGCTGTTCGATAAGTATGGTGCCCTCCTGGAGGGACACTTCCGTCTTTCGAGCGGGCTCCACAGCGGGAAGTATCTCCAGTGTGCCCTCATACTGCAGCATCCGGAGGTCGCCGAAAGGCTCGCGAAGGAACTTGCGGCCAGGTTTTCCAAAGATAAGGTCGATCTTGTGGTCGGCCCCGCCCTCGGCGGAATCACCCTGGGGTATGAAGTCGCCCGCGCGCTAGGCGTGCGCGGCATATTCGCCGAGAGGCAGGACAAAGCGATGGTCCTCCGCAGGGGGTTTTCAGTCAATCCGGGGGAGCGTGCGCTGGTAGTAGAGGACGTGGTGACGACCGGCGGCTCGACCAGAGAGGTCATGGAGGTCGTGAAGGGCTCCGGCGGTAAGATAGCAGGCGCGGGCGCCATCATCGATAGGAGCGATAACGGCGCGGATCTCGGCGTCAGGTTCGAGGCGCTTGCTAAGATACGCGTCGAGACGTTTGACGAAAAGGCATGCCCTATGTGCAGGAAGGGCATCCCCGTAATGAAGCCCGGCTCGCGGCCGGACCATAAATAA
- a CDS encoding dihydroorotate dehydrogenase: protein MVKPDLSVKIGKLKLKNPVMAASGTFGDGYGELTDIRSLGAIVAKTVTLRPRIGNPPPRVIETPSGMLNSIGLENKGVDIFLKKTLPSLKKFGTPVIASIAGDDEDEFKELAKAVGTKAAALELNLSCPNIRYGGKDRLIAQDEKGTYETVKAVRRATGLTVIAKLSPNVTDISRIAKAAEEAGADAVSLVNTFLGMAVDIEAQRPVLGNVTGGLSGPAIKPLALRMVWTVYNKVRIPVIGMGGIMDHKDALEFMLAGAAAIQVGTANFVDPGAAAATARGIEEYMKEHGIENVKGIVGKLRTG from the coding sequence CTGGTGAAGCCGGATCTGAGCGTAAAGATAGGAAAGCTGAAACTGAAGAACCCCGTCATGGCGGCGTCGGGGACGTTCGGGGACGGGTACGGAGAACTGACCGACATCCGGTCGTTGGGCGCTATCGTGGCCAAGACGGTCACCCTGCGCCCCAGGATAGGCAACCCGCCGCCCCGTGTCATAGAGACGCCTTCCGGTATGCTAAATTCGATCGGGCTCGAGAATAAAGGTGTAGATATATTCCTTAAGAAGACGCTCCCGTCCCTTAAAAAGTTCGGGACCCCGGTGATAGCAAGTATCGCGGGGGATGATGAAGACGAGTTCAAGGAGCTGGCAAAGGCCGTCGGCACTAAAGCCGCAGCGCTCGAACTGAACCTCTCCTGCCCGAATATACGGTACGGCGGTAAGGACCGTCTGATAGCCCAGGACGAGAAAGGTACGTACGAGACGGTCAAGGCGGTCCGGCGCGCGACAGGCCTTACCGTCATAGCAAAACTATCCCCCAACGTGACCGATATCTCCAGGATAGCGAAGGCCGCCGAGGAAGCGGGCGCGGACGCGGTCTCCCTCGTGAACACGTTTCTGGGAATGGCCGTTGATATAGAGGCACAAAGACCGGTGCTGGGAAATGTCACGGGCGGTTTGAGCGGCCCGGCGATAAAGCCGCTCGCGCTTCGCATGGTCTGGACCGTTTATAATAAGGTCCGCATCCCCGTAATAGGGATGGGCGGGATCATGGACCATAAAGATGCGCTCGAGTTCATGCTCGCGGGCGCAGCGGCCATCCAGGTGGGTACCGCCAATTTTGTGGATCCGGGCGCAGCGGCAGCCACAGCGAGAGGTATCGAAGAGTACATGAAAGAACACGGGATAGAGAATGTAAAAGGCATTGTCGGAAAGCTGAGGACCGGATGA